The following is a genomic window from Desulfuribacillus stibiiarsenatis.
GATGCAGAAGCATGATGTAAACGAGTTTGAAATGGACACTACTTTGCGCCAACAATTAGAACAAACAGAAGAAACACCTCTAAAAGAAACAGAAGTAGATATTAAAATCATAGATAAAATTGCTGACGAAGAAATAGTAGAAGAAAATAAAGAAGAAGTTGAGGACGAAGAAGTAATAGAAGAAACAAAAGATGAAATTGCAGACGGAGAAGTAACAGAAGAAACAAAAGATGAAGTTGCAGACGAAGAAATAAAAGAAGAAGTTGCTATGGAAGAAACAGTGGAAATAGAAGAGGATGTTCTGAGTCCAGAGGAAAGAGACAGAATTAAGAAGGCTTTGGAAGATATGTGTAAAATGAAGTCGGAGGAATTTCTTTTATTGGGGATTCAGACAACACCAGAACAGATATGGTCATGTGTTTCTCATCAGTATAAGAAGGAATATCCGGAATTACACCAAATCGTAAACGACATCCTATCTTTGAAGACATCAAAATTCATGAACTGGTTAATCATCCAGAACCAACGTGGACTTTTATAGCCCTTAGGGCTTTTTTGTTTTTGTTTGACTTTTTATTTTTATTATCAGTATAATAGTTTTATTGCTTTTTACCTGAAGAAGGTATCATTTGATTGATTATAGAAATCCTTAGAGGAGGACATAGCAACATGGTGAAATGGAACAAGCTCATACTCTTTGTCCTAGTAACAGTATTGATTTTTGGTATTACATTGTTCAACGGTGTAGAAAAAGCCAAGGAGATTACACTAGGTCTAGATTTGCAGGGTGGATTTGAAATTCTTTATCAAGCAGTAGCAACGACAGATACAGAGTTAACGAATGAAAATTTACAAAACACTGTAGCAGCCATTGATGAGCGTATTAATCGCCTAGGTGTTGCAGAGCCAAGTATAGATATTGAAGCGAATCATAGAATTCGTGTGCAATTGGCAGGGATTGAGAATCAAGATGAAGCAAGAGCAATTATTGGTACTACTGCGAAATTAGAATTTGTTACGGAAGATGGACAAGTTGTGATGACTGGTCATGATTTACGTAGTAATGCGAAATACGTACCAGATGAAATTAATCGTCCAACAGTATCCATCTCTTTTAAAGAACCAAGTTTGTTCGCAGAAGTTACAAGGGTAAATAAAGGCAAAGTCATTGCTATTATGTTAGATGGTGATGTCATTAGTGCACCTGTAGTAAACGACGTAATTATTAATGGAGATGCAGTAATCACTGGCATGGAGTCGATTGCAGAGGCAAATCGTTTAGCATTATTGTTAAACTCGGGAGCACTGCCTTTAGAATTACAAGAAATTAATTCGACTAGCGTCGGTGCTACGCTAGGGCAGATTGCATTAGAGAAGGGTGTTTATGCAGTAATGATAGGTGCAATTATAATTGTGCTCTACATGATGCTGTACTATAGAGTGCCAGGTGTTGTAGCTGTTATTTCTTTAGTGGCTTATATTTATCTAATTATCAATCTGTTTGTGATTATGGAATTCACTTTAACATTACCTGGGATAGCAGCGATTATCCTTGGTATTGGTATGGCAGTAGACGCGAACATCATTACCTATGAACGTGTTAAGGAAGAGATACGGAATGGTAAGACAATATTGTCATCTGTGTTAACAGGTTCGAAGAAGTCACTTTCTACAATCTTAGATGCGAATATTACTACTATTTTAGCAGCTGCTATATTATTTATATTCGGAACGGGGCCGATTAAAGGTTTCGCTTTAACACTGATTGTAAGTATTGTTGTAAGCTTACTTACAGCCGTATTGTTATCTCGTTGGCTATTAGTGTTACTTGCTCAAAGCAATTTCTTTAAAAAGACAGAGTTATTTGGCGCGAAGGGAGGCGAATTGAAATAATGAAGTGGAATTATGACCTCGTTTCTCATCGTAAGTTATATTTTATTATTTCTCTTGTCATTGTTCTGATTGGTGTCGGCTCTTTGCTTGTCCAAGGCTTAAACCTAGGGGTGGATTTTGTAAGCGGTTCGCGTATTACTGCTCATCTTGGAGAACCATTCGACGGTCAAGAAGTTCAGGAAATTTATACGGAGTTAGGCCTTACACCAAGTGTGATTCGATCAGCTGGAGACGATAATGACATTGCTATCGCGCGATTTGACACGACTTTAGATAACGAATTGTTACCACAAATAAAAGCGGCATTTCAGCAACAGTTCCCAAATTTCCAAGGAATTGAAGAGAGTAGTGTATCGCCTCAAGTTGGTAAGGAATTAGCGCAAAAAGCAATCTATTCTGTACTAATTGCATCCATCTTTATTATAATTTATGTGGCATTCCGATTTGAATATCGTTTTGCGATTGCAGGAATTATAGCGTTATTACATGATGCCTTTGTGGTTATCACAATCTTTTCTTTATTCCAATTGGAAGTGAATCTTCCATTTATTGCTGCAGTCTTAACAATCATCGGTTATTCAATCAATGATACGATTGTAGTCTTTGACCGTATAAGAGAAAATCTAAAGTATGCAAAAATCAAACAACCTAGCGATTTAGCTCAAGTAGCAAACGATAGTTTAATGCAAACCATGACTCGTTCCATTAATACGGTAGTAACTGTATTGTTTGGTGCCATTGCACTTGTAATTTTTGGTGGAGAAAGCTTGCGTTACTTCTCAATTGCTTTGACAATTGGATTAGTCGCTGGTGCTTATTCATCGATCTTTTTAGCAACTCAGATTTGGCTTTCTTGGAAGATTAGAGACTTTCATAAAATTAAAGAAAATCAAGCAAATTAACCGCGATTCTGCGGTTTTTTTCTTTTCAAAATATTGTAATATCATTATAATATCTCTATATGATTACAAAGGGGCGCGTACGGTATGCAATGGAATATTATTTTGTTTTTGGCTTTTGCGTTAGTGATAGCTGCGTTTGCGGTTGTCAATATGGATACGGTCACAATTAATTATCTTTTCGGGGACACGACAGTTCCTTTAATTTTAATTATTATAGGTTCAGCACTGGCAGGCTCATTGATGATTGCTTCCTTTAATATCATGACTCAAATGTCCAACTATCGTAAAATTAAAGAGTTAAAAGAAAGAATTATGTTTTTAGAGTCAGAACTAGCAGATTATAAACAAGAAAAAGAGCAGCAAGACATAACGCATTTCTCTTTTGATGATAATGTAATAATAGATGAAAAGAATTAGCAAGAAGAGAATCAACAATAACCGAATCAACATGAACGTATCAACATGAATCGAATCAGCAAGAACCTTAATAAGAGCCCTGAGGCTCTTTATTAATTTAGTGATTACACTTATAATGGAAAGGTTGAAAGGTAGTGGTTTAATGTTAAGGAGTAAGAAACGTTGGATACTTCCAGATGCTTATTTCCAATCTGGGAGTTTCGTTGAATATATAATGAAGAACAGAGGATTTTCGATAGAAAAACTGCAAAAATTTTTATCACGAGATGAGTCGCAGCTTTTTTCACCTTTTACTATGAAAGGGATGAAAAAGGCTGTTTCACGGATTGTAACGGCGATTGAAAATGAAGAAAGAGTTTTAATATATGGCGATTATGACGCTGATGGGGTGACGGCAACGAGTATACTATTGCTGACCCTGCGCTCTATGAAAGCGTTAGTAGAATTCTATATACCGAATCGATTTTCAGAAGGGTACGGACTGCATGCAGAGGCGATTGAACAAGCTCATAATCGAGGCGTA
Proteins encoded in this region:
- a CDS encoding post-transcriptional regulator; its protein translation is MQKHDVNEFEMDTTLRQQLEQTEETPLKETEVDIKIIDKIADEEIVEENKEEVEDEEVIEETKDEIADGEVTEETKDEVADEEIKEEVAMEETVEIEEDVLSPEERDRIKKALEDMCKMKSEEFLLLGIQTTPEQIWSCVSHQYKKEYPELHQIVNDILSLKTSKFMNWLIIQNQRGLL
- the secD gene encoding protein translocase subunit SecD; its protein translation is MVKWNKLILFVLVTVLIFGITLFNGVEKAKEITLGLDLQGGFEILYQAVATTDTELTNENLQNTVAAIDERINRLGVAEPSIDIEANHRIRVQLAGIENQDEARAIIGTTAKLEFVTEDGQVVMTGHDLRSNAKYVPDEINRPTVSISFKEPSLFAEVTRVNKGKVIAIMLDGDVISAPVVNDVIINGDAVITGMESIAEANRLALLLNSGALPLELQEINSTSVGATLGQIALEKGVYAVMIGAIIIVLYMMLYYRVPGVVAVISLVAYIYLIINLFVIMEFTLTLPGIAAIILGIGMAVDANIITYERVKEEIRNGKTILSSVLTGSKKSLSTILDANITTILAAAILFIFGTGPIKGFALTLIVSIVVSLLTAVLLSRWLLVLLAQSNFFKKTELFGAKGGELK
- the secF gene encoding protein translocase subunit SecF, which produces MKWNYDLVSHRKLYFIISLVIVLIGVGSLLVQGLNLGVDFVSGSRITAHLGEPFDGQEVQEIYTELGLTPSVIRSAGDDNDIAIARFDTTLDNELLPQIKAAFQQQFPNFQGIEESSVSPQVGKELAQKAIYSVLIASIFIIIYVAFRFEYRFAIAGIIALLHDAFVVITIFSLFQLEVNLPFIAAVLTIIGYSINDTIVVFDRIRENLKYAKIKQPSDLAQVANDSLMQTMTRSINTVVTVLFGAIALVIFGGESLRYFSIALTIGLVAGAYSSIFLATQIWLSWKIRDFHKIKENQAN
- a CDS encoding LapA family protein, which translates into the protein MQWNIILFLAFALVIAAFAVVNMDTVTINYLFGDTTVPLILIIIGSALAGSLMIASFNIMTQMSNYRKIKELKERIMFLESELADYKQEKEQQDITHFSFDDNVIIDEKN